From the genome of Bacillota bacterium, one region includes:
- a CDS encoding GTP-binding protein HSR1 has product MKECLVVGKVGTGKTLFVLNFASYLGLNQADLTFEFPDNRTITKRYYINTARSQLVGTKPHTTKSLQSLVIEIPVTKGVQRCRITDTSGLIDYIHPDITIRQAIAQTLSVIRAADLIMHVMDTAQVGVHGTPSGLGEVDYQVALFAQMRGGYVILANKMDLPQAGKGLERLRLELPGHRILPISALNKRGFREVKDFVQHHL; this is encoded by the coding sequence GTGAAGGAATGCCTGGTGGTAGGAAAGGTTGGTACCGGTAAGACCCTCTTTGTTCTCAACTTCGCTTCTTACCTCGGTCTTAACCAAGCTGACCTAACATTTGAATTCCCAGATAATCGAACAATAACCAAGCGTTACTACATCAACACTGCTCGCAGTCAACTGGTTGGAACGAAACCTCACACTACTAAATCATTGCAGAGCTTAGTAATCGAAATACCGGTGACCAAAGGAGTCCAGCGCTGTCGAATTACTGACACCAGCGGATTAATTGACTACATCCATCCTGATATTACTATTCGTCAAGCTATAGCGCAAACACTCAGCGTTATCAGAGCAGCCGACCTCATTATGCATGTTATGGACACTGCCCAGGTGGGGGTTCACGGTACCCCTTCAGGGCTGGGCGAGGTGGACTACCAAGTGGCGCTGTTTGCTCAAATGCGAGGCGGCTACGTAATTTTGGCTAACAAAATGGACTTGCCACAGGCGGGAAAAGGGCTAGAGCGGTTGCGGTTGGAGTTACCAGGCCACAGAATACTACCGATTTCAGCCCTGAACAAACGTGGTTTTAGAGAGGTGAAAGATTTTGTTCAACACCATCTCTAG
- a CDS encoding 2-hydroxyglutaryl-CoA dehydratase: MSKQRIGIPRSLFFYSYMPFWQTFWSELGCEAVVSPLTNKNMLDQGISHSVTDLCVPVKIFHGHISYLISQKVDALFIPRMVGVGTNDTFCPKFLALPEMIRCSFSSLPPIIAPRIDVRGPLGWFKLCSDLQREWVPERNVWGAFTKARAAQAHYEAQLTGGKLPHEAWPTFRWFHSVEQSKPLARTPELRIAMLGYPYSVYDQFTNGDVLQKLRNLGVQVLTAEMIPLGKRSRHRLRKDLFWHYSNMVVQAGIFWLNQGVAGLIHVTNFACGPDAMAGKLLELACKQQGKPLLTLTLDEQTGQVGINTRIEAFVDMLQRRILGAHNLPLHG, encoded by the coding sequence ATGAGTAAACAACGTATTGGTATTCCACGGTCATTGTTCTTCTACTCTTATATGCCGTTTTGGCAAACGTTTTGGTCCGAGCTGGGATGCGAAGCGGTGGTATCCCCACTCACGAACAAGAATATGCTTGATCAAGGCATAAGCCACTCCGTTACAGATCTGTGTGTTCCGGTCAAGATTTTTCACGGTCACATTTCATACTTAATCAGCCAGAAGGTAGATGCTTTGTTTATTCCTCGGATGGTAGGCGTAGGGACTAATGACACCTTTTGCCCAAAGTTTCTCGCTTTACCGGAAATGATTAGGTGTTCGTTTTCCAGCTTGCCACCTATAATCGCACCGCGCATAGACGTGCGTGGACCGTTGGGCTGGTTCAAGCTCTGTTCCGATCTGCAACGCGAATGGGTGCCTGAACGAAACGTTTGGGGAGCGTTTACTAAAGCGCGGGCCGCTCAGGCCCATTATGAAGCTCAGCTAACAGGCGGCAAGCTTCCTCATGAAGCCTGGCCTACCTTCAGATGGTTTCACTCCGTGGAGCAAAGCAAGCCGTTGGCCAGAACACCGGAGCTAAGAATAGCTATGCTCGGTTACCCATACTCTGTATACGACCAATTCACCAACGGCGATGTTCTCCAGAAACTACGTAATTTGGGCGTACAGGTGCTAACCGCCGAAATGATTCCCCTCGGAAAAAGGAGTCGCCATCGGTTGCGTAAGGACTTATTCTGGCACTACAGTAATATGGTGGTTCAAGCCGGCATCTTCTGGCTCAATCAAGGCGTAGCCGGACTTATTCATGTGACTAATTTTGCCTGCGGGCCCGATGCCATGGCCGGTAAACTGTTGGAGCTAGCCTGCAAACAGCAGGGCAAACCATTGCTTACTTTGACCTTGGATGAGCAGACCGGACAGGTAGGAATCAATACTCGGATTGAGGCTTTTGTTGACATGCTGCAAAGGAGGATTTTGGGTGCGCATAACCTTCCCTTACATGGGTAA